The Oryza glaberrima chromosome 9, OglaRS2, whole genome shotgun sequence genome includes a window with the following:
- the LOC127784354 gene encoding extensin-2-like translates to MEEGSSYLRPLHFFSIFVAFASFSQCGARVLRPDELLLDHYYYYHSSSSDPYYSTPILPPYGDAFSPPNPPPPPPPMSPSCLLPPIIPAPTFKYSSPPPPPLYYPPPPDISPSPPPTVTPLPPVVYPSPPEVTPSPPEIAPYPSPPEIVPSPPEITPYPSPPEIVPSPPEITPYPSPPEVVPSPPEITPYPSPPEIVPSPPEITPYPSPPEIVPSPPEITPYPSPPEIVPSPPEIAPSPPTVTPMPPIIYPSPPEVTPSPPEITPYPSPPEVTPSPPEITPYPSPPEVVPSPPEITPYPSPPEVTPSPPEITPYPSPPEIVPSPPSYEPSPPSYEPSPPEYAPEPPVYAPYPPGIFPSPPEYSPEPPSYVPSPPQYSPEPPSYVPSPPEYTPEPPSFVPSPPEYAPEPPVYAPYPPGITPSPPEYAPEPPPGGGGGYLPPVVFPPPHASRGPPGRRAVWCVAKPSVPEGIIQPAMDYACGSGADCDSIQPSGPCFRPDTMIAHASYAFNSYWQRAKSNGATCDFGGTAMLITKDPSYGSCHYSTM, encoded by the exons ATGGAGGAGGGCAGCAGCTACCTGCGTCCGTTGCATTTCTTCTCCATCTTCGTTGCATTCGCTTCCTTCTCACAATGTG GAGCAAGAGTGTTAAGGCCAGATGAGCTACTACTCgatcactactactactaccactcgTCGTCGTCTGATCCATACTACAGCACACCGATCCTTCCACCCTACGGCGACGCATTCTCACCGCCGaaccctcctccccctcctcctccgatgtCACCCAGCTGCCTCCTCCCTCCGATCATTCCGGCACCAACATTCAAATACAgttctcctccaccaccgccactctACTACCCTCCACCACCGGATATAAGCCCAAGCCCGCCGCCGACTGTTACACCATTGCCACCGGTAGTCTATCCGAGCCCACCGGAAGTCACACCTAGTCCGCCAGAAATTGCACCGTATCCAAGTCCACCTGAAATTGTTCCTAGCCCGCCGGAGATCACACCGTACCCAAGTCCGCCTGAAATTGTTCCTAGCCCACCGGAGATCACACCATATCCAAGTCCGCCTGAAGTTGTGCCTAGCCCACCGGAGATCACGCCATATCCAAGTCCGCCTGAGATTGTTCCTAGCCCACCGGAGATCACGCCGTATCCAAGTCCGCCTGAGATTGTTCCTAGCCCACCAGAGATCACGCCATATCCAAGTCCACCCGAAATTGTGCCAAGCCCCCCTGAAATCGCGCCTAGTCCACCGACCGTTACGCCGATGCCACCCATAATCTACCCAAGCCCACCGGAAGTCACACCCAGCCCGCCAGAAATCACACCTTATCCAAGCCCACCCGAAGTCACACCTAGCCCGCCAGAGATCACACCGTATCCAAGCCCACCCGAAGTTGTACCTAGCCCACCAGAGATCACCCCGTATCCAAGCCCGCCGGAAGTCACACCTAGCCCACCTGAGATCACCCCATATCCAAGCCCACCCGAGATCGTCCCCAGCCCGCCAAGCTATGAGCCTAGCCCACCAAGCTATGAACCTAGCCCACCGGAGTACGCGCCAGAGCCACCGGTGTACGCGCCGTATCCACCGGGGATCTTCCCGAGTCCACCGGAGTactcgccggagccgccgtcATACGTGCCAAGCCCACCGCAGTactcgccggagccgccgtcGTACGTGCCAAGCCCACCAGAGTACACTCCGGAGCCGCCGTCATTCGTACCAAGCCCACCGGAGTACGCGCCGGAGCCGCCGGTGTACGCGCCGTATCCACCGGGGATCACACCGAGCCCGCCGGAGTacgcgccggagccgccgcccggcggtggtggcgggtaCCTGCCGCCGGTGGTgttcccgccgccgcacgcgtcGCGGGGGCCGCCGGGGAGGCGCGCGGTGTGGTGCGTGGCGAAGCCGTCGGTGCCGGAGGGGATAATCCAGCCGGCGATGGACTACGCGTGCGGCTCCGGCGCCGACTGCGACTCCATCCAGCCGTCGGGGCCGTGCTTCCGGCCGGACACCATGATCGCCCACGCCTCCTACGCCTTCAACAGCTACTGGCAGCGCGCCAAGTCCAACGGCGCCACCTGCGACTTCGGCGGCACCGCCATGCTCATCACCAAGGATCCAA GTTACGGTAGTTGCCATTACAGTACGATGTGA